The following proteins come from a genomic window of Candidozyma auris chromosome 4, complete sequence:
- the UTP4 gene encoding Utp4p, whose protein sequence is MDIHRCRFVDYTPHSVTALAFSHPSASAAHPPKGLRLAVGRSNGDIEIWSPRANWTHDLTLPGARGRTVEGLVWATPKNSTQVPRLFSIGGSTYITEWDLRTLRPKANYDCNAGVIWCIDVNSSGNQLAVGCDDGSVVLVDISGGPGVMEHHMICQRQDQRVLGLAFYGDNMIVAGCADASVRCWQVAPDNDETRDRVGRLVGTMKVDRSKTESTLVWTVLAFPERGQFVTGDSTGSIKVWDAKHFTMTQNFNAHEADVLCLARNAAGDKFFSAGIDKKIHHFTCFRPKSGSIESKKQKARWIDNGSRLMHANDVRAMAVYESKSFGVLVSGGAERSFIVQEVESFESGPFKKILMDQQVSNIDVQSQSRLIALFQDQTVKIWRLTDHRHKLVAKLTLADDDNITSISIGEEFESGKHILAVATINSVKIFVLESDSSKMIVNKIRDDGFDEAVAGGKRVWVYNKSKLLVLTPDDEFYEFSMESNKIELEDEIESIDESTESVVTKSGLDYINSIRLVSMSPDHSLIVMARFNDAVEVLPLEGNFKAFLLTKPSTSVHLMDVTVNNTVVVMTQENKVYEFCLKQGGRLLTEWSENNSENVPFALLKQTQKPMGLFVNDKRVWIYGSTWMAFIDLTKNLKHAVSRGSVKRNRNGLAINNEDEVDEHIVKELARNDDEDDEQMDNDDDSKDKPAFWITQKYRPILKVAAVQQDLLVVERDAFALPQSSAFDTPVYRV, encoded by the coding sequence ATGGATATTCACAGGTGCCGATTCGTGGACTATACACCCCACAGTGTCACGGCACTTGCGTTTTCTCATCCGTCCGCATCCGCAGCTCATCCCCCCAAGGGCCTTCGTCTTGCTGTGGGAAGATCCAATGGAGACATTGAGATATGGTCTCCCCGAGCTAACTGGACCCATGACTTGACTCTACCGGGAGCACGTGGGCGCACGGTCGAAGGGCTCGTGTGGGCAACCCCAAAAAACTCGACGCAAGTTCCCAGGCTTTTTTCTATCGGTGGCAGCACCTACATCACTGAATGGGACCTCCGTACGCTTCGGCCCAAGGCCAACTACGACTGCAATGCCGGCGTCATTTGGTGCATAGATGTCAATTCCTCAGGAAATCAGTTGGCTGTGGGCTGTGATGACGGCAGCGTGGTGCTTGTAGACATCTCTGGGGGGCCCGGTGTGATGGAGCACCACATGATATGCCAGAGACAGGACCAGAGAGTGTTGGGGTTGGCATTCTACGGAGACAACATGATTGTGGCAGGGTGTGCCGATGCCCTGGTGAGGTGTTGGCAGGTGGCGCCGGACAACGACGAGACCAGAGATAGAGTTGGGCGTCTTGTGGGCACCATGAAGGTTGATAGAAGCAAAACAGAGTCTACTCTTGTGTGGACAGTATTAGCATTCCCAGAAAGAGGCCAATTTGTTACTGGAGACAGTACCGGCTCGATCAAGGTTTGGGACGCCAAGCATTTCACCATGACCCAGAACTTCAATGCCCACGAGGCAGATGTCTTGTGTTTGGCCCGTAACGCTGCGGGtgacaagttcttctcaGCGGGCATcgacaaaaaaatacatCACTTCACCTGTTTCAGGCCCAAGCTGGGATCCATTGAGtccaagaagcagaaggcTCGCTGGATCGACAACGGGAGCAGACTCATGCATGCTAACGATGTGAGAGCCATGGCTGTCTATGAAAGCAAAAGTTTCGGTGTGCTTGTTAGCGGAGGTGCAGAGCGTTCATTTATAGTTCAGGAGGTGGAGTCTTTCGAGAGCGGTCCgttcaagaagattctCATGGACCAACAGGTGTCCAACATAGACGTTCAGTCGCAGAGCCGTCTTATTGCCCTTTTCCAAGATCAGACCGTCAAGATCTGGCGCTTGACAGACCACAGGCATAAACTAGTGGCCAAGCTCACGTTGGCGGATGACGATAATATCACCAGTATAAGTATTGGTGAAGAGTTTGAATCAGGAAAGCATATTTTAGCCGTGGCCACCATCAATTCGGTGAAAATATTCGTTCTTGAGTCAGACAGTCTGAAGATGATTGTTAATAAAATTCGTGATGATGGATTCGATGAAGCAGTAGCTGGAGGAAAGAGGGTGTGGGTGTACAATAAATCCAAGCTTCTCGTTTTGACTCCAGATGATGAATTTTACGAATTCTCCATGGAGAGCAACAAGATCGAGCTCGAGGACGAGATCGAAAGCATAGATGAAAGCACAGAATCTGTTGTCACGAAAAGCGGACTCGACTACATCAACAGCATTCGCCTCGTGTCGATGTCCCCGGATCACTCGTTGATCGTGATGGCCAGGTTCAACGACGCCGTAGAGGTTCTTCCTCTTGAAGGTAATTTCAAAGCTTTCCTTTTGACCAAGCCATCGACCTCGGTACATCTCATGGATGTCACTGTGAACAACACAGTTGTTGTGATGACACAAGAGAACAAAGTTTACGAATTCTGTCTTAAACAGGGAGGCAGACTTTTGACTGAGTGGTCCGAGAACAATTCTGAAAATGTTCCCTTTGCTCTTCTCAAGCAAACTCAAAAGCCCATGGGACTTTTTGTAAATGACAAGAGGGTGTGGATCTATGGCAGCACCTGGATGGCTTTCATTGACTTGacgaagaatttgaagcaCGCTGTGTCTCGTGGTTCGGTGAAGAGAAACCGCAACGGTCTTGCAATCAacaacgaagatgaagttgatgagCACATTGTGAAAGAGTTGGCGAGAaatgacgacgaggacgacgagCAGATGGACAACGATGATGACAGTAAAGACAAACCAGCATTCTGGATAACACAAAAGTACAGACCAATCCTCAAGGTCGCTGCAGTGCAGCAAGacttgttggtggtggagaGAGACGCCTTTGCATTGCCCCAGTCACTGGCTTTCGATACCCCGGTGTATCGTGTGTAA
- the ERG6 gene encoding sterol 24-C-methyltransferase, with product MSSTVPLAEKDHARDQEFAKALHGNSYKKTGLGALMSKSKDAADVANNGYFKHWDGGVTEEDEKKRLGDYSQLTSHYYNLVTDFYEYGWGSSFHFSRYYRGEAFRQATARHEHYLAYKMGLTEDMKVLDVGCGVGGPGREICRFTDCTIVGLNNNDYQIERANHYAKKYHLDDKLSYVKGDFMQMDFEPESFDAVYAIEATVHAPVLEGVYSEIYRVLKPGGVFGVYEWVMTDKYDESNEEHRKIAYGIEVGDGIPKMYKRDVAEQALKNVGFEIEYQKDLAAADDEIPWYYPLSGQFKYVQTLGDYFTVFRTSRIGRTVTTELVGLMEKIGLAPKGSKQVTGALEDAAVNLVKGGEQKLFTPMMLYVVRKPKNA from the coding sequence ATGTCGTCAACCGTTCCATTGGCAGAAAAAGACCACGCCAGAGACCAAGAGTTCGCCAAGGCCTTGCACGGAAACTCGTACAAGAAGACCGGATTGGGCGCACTCATgtccaagtccaaggaTGCTGCTGACGTTGCTAACAACGGTTACTTCAAGCACTGGGATGGCGGTGTTaccgaagaagatgagaagaaaagattgGGAGACTACTCGCAATTGACTTCTCACTACTATAACTTGGTTACTGACTTCTACGAGTACGGTTGGGGTTCCTCTTTCCACTTTTCTCGTTACTACAGAGGTGAAGCTTTCAGACAAGCCACCGCCAGACACGAGCACTATTTGGCCTACAAGATGGGTCTCACGGAGGACATGAAGGTTTTGGATGTTGGCTGTGGTGTTGGTGGTCCAGGCAGAGAGATTTGCAGATTCACCGACTGTACCATTGTTGGCTTGAACAACAACGACTACCAGATCGAGAGAGCCAACCACTATGCCAAGAAGTACCATTTGGACGACAAGTTGTCGTACGTGAAGGGTGACTTCATGCAGATGGACTTTGAGCCTGAGTCGTTCGATGCCGTCTACGCCATCGAGGCCACCGTCCACGCTCCAGTGTTGGAGGGTGTGTACTCTGAAATTTACAGAGTGTTGAAGCCTGGTGGAGTCTTTGGTGTGTACGAGTGGGTCATGACCGACAAGTACGACGAGTCGAACGAGGAGCACCGTAAGATCGCCTACGGTATCGAGGTTGGTGACGGTATCCCCAAGATGTACAAGAGGGACGTTGCCGAGCAGGCGTTGAAGAACGTTGGCTTTGAGATTGAGTACCAGAAGGACTTGGCCGCCGCTGACGACGAAATCCCATGGTACTACCCATTGTCTGGTCAGTTCAAGTATGTCCAGACGTTGGGCGACTACTTCACTGTGTTCAGAACCTCGCGTATCGGGAGAACCGTCACCACCGAGCTTGTAGGgttgatggagaagatcgGGCTTGCGCCAAAGGGGTCCAAGCAGGTCACTGGGGCCTTGGAGGACGCAGCCGTGAACTTGGTGAAGGGCGGTGAGCAGAAGTTGTTCACGCCTATGATGTTGTACGTTGTGAGAAAGCCTAAGAACGCTTAA
- the YCG1 gene encoding condensin subunit YCG1 encodes MMDHARPTLKSAMSMTTLTEVEMATSHIFQDAQMTLSGHRKLAVVLRNVQTRAIELDYEESFNFHFTKLVSKVLKVRKGVPAADRIAKFVTVFVKKMIEDEAAKPSRPAEDEDGVPTVFVEFLLRHLLRGTESKFKDVRYRITQFLAYLVHTVPEIDEDLYKALEYTLRRGLRDKEHIVRLQAVVAMSVFQLQGGNDQKPNHAVKAIVSAMNHDESPEVRRAAMLTVTKNKYTIPEVLRRARDTNAINRRLVYGRVFMEIGSLKDVDVELRQSLLKWGLHDRESSVKEAATNMFTKSWLSMADDKILALLERLNVVDSDAAESAMTAYFDKHSESLDKVEFTEQQWRELDSERAFYIRTFLDYCHTHNLYNKLDRSLPEMTVLASYLSDYLRLRMKIIDGDQELLDEYTTFTKKMARFDQHILEKEADQADLMRRISKNEKAVTSGQSHLEALTELIKRTKHDLTHFATKKAELQKAGAETAGLNEKISISKARVKESEKELEELQQRLVKIRDLLSKDEDTLNKNLKALQHLEEEKESYYESASDIPRKYKSFGERMKHLEFIIEQLLLVIKRSDFADIAGTRKLQPLISQAITIHKLPDKLIILCVQILRQLSNDENYFSNLCIEIITDIRDSGMDENDQTFVSAASLFGENEDDEEDDADSQSNEEANKRRKIAPSLPSEDLLIQCLMVLQHYLELLEDSVSSTHQFDSLIETLIRPAMCSTNWEVKRLGVRCLGLVSLLDNYLTLKNLRIFGQYASKSADEKLRILAIQVVFDLLSTHGVGILGGDSEFAVDALSLARLFHTMLREFDHPKVQAVVAEGLCKLFLADLMPDFGKDDVVEDENEEMDYEGSLLRALLIAYFHPLNAQNQELKQILAFCIPVYSFSHPKHQSKVSSVSGDCFYELFNTNSKFQSFDRLMSPSTVLQQFIYWSDPREIVNIGEEDYKKNAAHLWQVMKFLEIIEQDSPKNIKKLIISNLPKLCLHKEIGAPLLRGLKQAINDTSEKISASQDNSDFVLDAPTERLFEKFRTTVNDLVEAAEADEAEARARTPNRSRTPSVPREIPPLTGGNSDPINRVSFAGATPTPVSKGNPDKRDLEAETQESARDDKEDVEKRKMQEKELAEIDQLLEEEEAVDYDIGKETR; translated from the coding sequence ATGATGGATCACGCACGGCCCACGCTTAAAAGCGCCATGCTGATGACCACGCTCACAGAGGTCGAGATGGCCACGTCGCATATTTTTCAAGACGCCCAGATGACGCTTCTGGGCCATAGAAAGCTAGCGGTGGTGCTTCGAAACGTCCAGACAAGGGCCATTGAGCTCGATTACGAGGAGAGTTTTAACTTCCATTTCACAAAGCTTGTGCTGAAGGTATTGAAAGTGCGTAAGGGTGTCCCTGCAGCCGACAGAATAGCCAAATTCGTTACGGtgtttgtgaagaagatgataGAGGATGAGGCCGCAAAACCGTCTCGTCCGGCCGAGGATGAAGACGGCGTGCCCACGGTCTTTGTGGAGTTCTTGCTACGCCACCTCCTTCGTGGCACGGAGCTGAAGTTCAAGGACGTGAGATACAGAATCACCCAGTTTTTGGCGTACTTGGTCCATACTGTTCCTGAGATCGATGAGGATCTCTACAAGGCGCTTGAGTACACTTTACGTAGAGGCTTGCGCGACAAAGAGCACATAGTACGACTTCAGGCTGTGGTTGCTATGTCTGTTTTCCAATTGCAAGGAGGTAATGACCAGAAGCCCAATCATGCTGTCAAGGCCATTGTCAGCGCCATGAACCACGACGAGTCTCCCGAAGTGCGCCGGGCTGCCATGCTCACAGTGACGAAGAATAAATATACTATCCCAGAAGTGCTACGCCGTGCTAGAGATACAAATGCCATTAACAGAAGATTGGTCTACGGGAGAGTGTTCATGGAAATCGGCAGTCTCAAAGACGTCGACGTGGAGTTGCGTCAGAGTCTTCTTAAGTGGGGCCTACACGATCGTGAGTCATCTGTCAAAGAGGCGGCAACGAATATGTTCACGAAATCATGGCTCTCGATGGCTGACGATAAGATCTTGGCACTTTTAGAGCGCCTCAATGTCGTTGACAGTGATGCTGCTGAAAGCGCAATGACGGCCTATTTTGATAAGCATCTGGAGTCCCTAGATAAAGTCGAATTCACTGAACAGCAGTGGAGAGAACTTGATTCTGAAAGAGCGTTCTACATCAGAACGTTTCTCGACTACTGCCACACCCATAATCTCTATAACAAGCTCGATAGAAGTCTACCGGAAATGACGGTGCTAGCGTCTTATTTGAGTGACTACTTGAGACTCCGAATGAAAATCATTGATGGAGACCAAGAACTCCTCGATGAGTACACTACATTCACGAAAAAAATGGCTAGATTTGACCAACACATTCTCGAGAAAGAGGCTGACCAAGCTGATTTGATGCGCAGAATATCtaaaaatgaaaaagcTGTTACTCTGGGACAAAGTCATCTTGAGGCCTTGACAGAATTAATTAAACGTACCAAGCACGATTTGACACATTTCGCTACCAAAAAGGCTGAGCTACAAAAAGCAGGCGCAGAAACCGCTGGCCTTAATGAAAAAATTCTGATTTCGAAGGCGCGAGTCAAGGAGTCAGAGAAGGAGCTCGAAGAGCTACAGCAGCGTCTTGTAAAAATTAGGGATCTTTTACTGAAGGATGAGGATACCTTGAATAAAAATTTGAAGGCTTtacaacatcttgaagaagagaaggagtCGTACTATGAGTCAGCGAGTGATATTCCTAGGAAGTATAAAAGTTTTGGCGAACGAATGAAGCATCTCGAATTTATTATCGAGCAGCTACTTCTTGTCATCAAGCGAAGCGACTTCGCTGACATTGCTGGCACTAGGAAATTGCAACCATTGATCTCGCAAGCTATTACGATTCATAAATTACCAGATAAGCTCATCATCTTATGTGTGCAAATATTACGTCAGCTTTCCAACGACGAGAATTATTTCTCAAATTTGTGCATCGAAATCATCACCGATATTCGTGACTCCGGCATGGACGAAAATGATCAAACATTTGTGTCGGCAGCAtctctctttggagaaaatgaggatgacgaagaagacgacGCTGACCTGCAATCTAATGAAGAGGCTaacaaaagaaggaagattGCGCCCTCGCTTCCTTCAGAGGACTTGCTAATTCAGTGTCTTATGGTGCTTCAGCACTACTTagagcttttggaagacTCTGTCTCGAGCACGCACCAGTTTGATTCCCTTATTGAGACATTGATACGTCCAGCTATGTGTAGCACAAACTGGGAGGTCAAAAGATTAGGCGTGAGATGCTTAGGGTTAGTTTCGTTGCTTGATAACTATCTTACATTAAAAAATTTGAGAATTTTTGGACAATATGCGTCAAAAAGTGCCGacgagaagttgagaaTCCTAGCAATCCAAGTGGTTTTTGACCTTCTCTCGACCCATGGTGTTGGTATTCTCGGTGGGGATTCGGAGTTTGCAGTCGATGCACTCTCTCTTGCAAGGCTCTTCCACACGATGTTGAGAGAATTTGATCATCCTAAAGTGCAAGCCGTCGTCGCTGAGGGTTTGTGTAAGCTATTCCTCGCAGATCTAATGCCAGACTTTGGCAAGGATGACGTGGTCGAAGatgaaaacgaagaaatgGACTACGAGGGATCGCTCTTAAGGGCACTTCTCATTGCATACTTCCATCCACTTAATGCTCAAAACCAGGAACTTAAGCAGATATTAGCATTTTGCATCCCAGTGTACTCATTTAGTCATCCAAAGCATCAATCGAAGGTCAGCAGCGTTAGCGGAGACTGTTTCTACGAGTTGTTTAATACCAACAGTAAATTTCAATCGTTTGATAGATTAATGCTGCCAAGCACAGTGCTTCAGCAATTCATTTACTGGAGTGATCCCAGAGAAATTGTCAACATTGGAGAGGAagactacaaaaaaaatgcaGCGCACCTCTGGCAGGTGATGAAATTCTTGGAAATAATAGAGCAGGACTCACCcaagaatatcaaaaagctcatcatctCCAACCTACCTAAGTTGTGTCTTCACAAAGAGATTGGAGCTCCCCTTCTTCGGGGGTTGAAACAGGCGATAAACGATACCCTGGAGAAAATTAGCGCTAGCCAGGATAACTCTGactttgttcttgatgccCCTACAGAGAGATTGTTTGAAAAGTTTCGGACTACTGTGaatgatcttgttgaagcagcagaagcagacGAAGCAGAGGCGAGAGCCAGGACCCCTAATAGGTCTCGCACGCCGTCTGTGCCTCGAGAAATTCCGCCTTTAACCGGTGGAAATTCCGATCCTATCAATAGGGTTCTGTTCGCAGGAGCAACGCCAACGCCTGTTTCCAAAGGTAATCCCGATAAACGAGATTTGGAGGCAGAGACACAGGAATCTGCAAGGGACGACAAGGAagatgtggagaagagaaagatgcaagaaaaagagcttgcaGAGATTGATCAGCTActtgaggaagaagaggcgGTCGACTACGATATCGGAAAGGAGACAAGATGA
- the CAP1 gene encoding DNA-binding transcription factor YAP1, which translates to MSVNDAKRVHPEGADPALSHDDKKAHTKPGRKFVNTEPKSRRTAQNRAAQRAYRERKEKKMRDLEEKVADLEDKNIKAATEQDLLRAQIDLLKRELARHRGHSDFSDLQLPTSVPKLSHPNPQRREPSSADSAQSITASNIGVGFPWSPENLQAGSVNSDNSSQHLPDLVSGSSSSTSPNDGNVVSPDSQQPGSLPTSSVGMNLSPSNQFNISPRYDEQLDPFCVKLSEACGTKQRPIPKYRREGGEIPPVAEEDKPQPPTQERDFSALFSPADNINDPFFTDTSNYNFTLPNVDDQNNDLLSFYNDNNFDVSLAFSNPTNELEDRQEKPELMAGLVSEESAYDPLNSGSVNTDFNFNEFVKSSLPSDVSSRANSVSDVHRSTSSVTSYNSTSPVIKEEPSKEEEEVVPAPEKTIKCSEIWDRITSHPRYTELDIDGLCKELKSKAKCSEKGVVLDQKDVNKLIERSVADHLAR; encoded by the coding sequence ATGTCCGTGAACGACGCCAAGAGGGTGCACCCTGAAGGGGCAGACCCAGCACTTTCCCATGATGACAAGAAAGCACACACGAAACCTGGAAGAAAATTTGTCAACACTGAGCCAAAGTCCAGGAGAACCGCTCAGAATAGAGCAGCACAAAGAGCTTacagagagagaaaggagaagaagatgagagacttggaggagaaggtAGCGGATTTGGAAGATAAGAATATCAAGGCGGCCACAGAGCAGGACTTGTTAAGAGCGCAGAtcgacttgttgaaaagagagCTTGCTCGTCACAGGGGTCATCTGGACTTCTCCGATCTCCAGTTGCCTACGAGCGTGCCCAAGTTGAGTCATCCCAACccacaaagaagagagccGTCATCCGCGGATTCAGCTCAGAGCATCACGGCCTCTAATATTGGTGTGGGGTTCCCTTGGTCTCCGGAAAATCTTCAAGCAGGCTCTGTCAATTCAGATAACTCAAGCCAGCACTTGCCCGACTTGGTAAGCGGTTCATCGCTGTCTACGTCTCCTAACGACGGCAACGTTGTGTCTCCAGATTCTCAACAGCCTGGATCGCTACCCACACTGCTGGTCGGCATGAACTTGAGCCCTTCGAATCAATTCAACATCTCTCCAAGGTACGATGAGCAACTAGATCCGTTTTGTGTAAAATTGAGCGAGGCATGCGGCACGAAGCAACGGCCAATTCCTAAATACCGTCGCGAGGGAGGCGAAATCCCACCCGTCGCGGAGGAAGATAAGCCACAGCCACCTACTCAGGAGAGGGACTTCCTGGCGCTCTTCTCGCCTGCCGATAATATCAACGATCCCTTTTTCACCGACACTTCCAACTACAACTTCACCTTGCCTAATGTCGATGATCAGAACAATGATCTTCTATCTTTCTACAACGACAACAACTTCGACGTGTCGTTAGCGTTCAGCAATCCTACCAACGAGTTGGAAGACAGACAAGAGAAGCCCGAGCTCATGGCAGGTCTAGTTTCGGAAGAATCAGCGTACGACCCCTTGAATTCAGGTTCGGTTAACACggacttcaacttcaacgaaTTTGTCAAGAGTAGCCTACCATCGGACGTCAGCTCAAGAGCAAACTCCGTAAGCGATGTCCACAGATCGACGCTGTCGGTGACCAGCTATAACTCCACCAGCCCTGTCATCAAGGAGGAACCGTccaaggaggaagaagaggtggtgCCAGCGCCCGAGAAGACCATAAAGTGTTCTGAGATCTGGGACCGGATCACGTCGCATCCAAGGTACACGGAGTTGGACATCGATGGCTTGTGtaaagagttgaagagcaaGGCCAAGTGCTCGGAGAAAGGAGTTGTGTTGGACCAGAAGGACgtcaacaagctcattgagaGGTCGGTTGCGGACCATCTCGCACGCTGA